In the Euphorbia lathyris chromosome 5, ddEupLath1.1, whole genome shotgun sequence genome, one interval contains:
- the LOC136229028 gene encoding short-chain dehydrogenase ptmH-like yields MEGLKVVLVTGCAKGGIGYEYCKAFAEQNCHVIASDIPQRVDDMSDLKSNNIETLSLDVSSDESVSLTINNIISKHGRIDVLINNAGIGSTGPLAELSLETIRKAWEINTLGQLRMVQNVVPHMAYRKSGSIVNVGSVVGMVPTPWAGSYCSSKAGVHAMSNTLRVELKPFGINVVLVVPGAIRSNFGRASTDKLGNYEWKLYKDFKDAIAERARASQASKATDATIFARHVANKVLGTKPPKQIVFGHMTGLFVLLSWSPLWVRDLFFSTRFGVNKKV; encoded by the coding sequence ATGGAAGGCCTTAAAGTTGTGCTAGTCACAGGATGTGCCAAAGGTGGCATTGGCTATGAGTACTGCAAAGCATTTGCCGAGCAAAACTGTCACGTAATCGCATCCGACATTCCTCAACGCGTGGACGACATGTCAGACCTAAAATCAAACAATATCGAAACACTAAGTCTCGACGTTTCATCAGACGAAAGTGTATCATTGACAATAAACAACATAATATCCAAGCACGGACGCATTGACGTGTTGATCAACAACGCCGGCATAGGCAGCACGGGGCCATTGGCAGAGCTTTCACTAGAAACAATAAGAAAAGCTTGGGAAATCAACACATTAGGGCAATTAAGAATGGTGCAAAACGTTGTGCCACACATGGCATATAGGAAAAGTGGTAGCATAGTGAATGTGGGCAGTGTTGTAGGGATGGTGCCTACACCTTGGGCAGGGTCATACTGTTCAAGTAAGGCAGGGGTTCATGCCATGTCTAATACATTAAGGGTTGAACTTAAGCCTTTTGGTATTAATGTGGTTTTAGTGGTTCCTGGTGCAATTAGATCAAACTTTGGTAGGGCTAGTACAGATAAATTGGGTAATTATGAGTGGAAATTGTATAAGGATTTCAAGGATGCTATTGCTGAAAGAGCTAGGGCTTCTCAAGCTAGTAAGGCAACTGATGCAACAATATTTGCTAGACATGTTGCTAATAAAGTTTTGGGGACTAAACCACCTAAGCAAATTGTGTTTGGGCATATGACTGGTTTGTTTGTTCTTCTTTCTTGGTCTCCCCTTTGGGTTAGAGATCTTTTCTTTTCTACTCGTTTTGGTGTAAACAAAAAGGTTTAG
- the LOC136230443 gene encoding disease resistance protein At4g27190-like isoform X1, whose product MKILLDMHVFLALLSLQVHSRVMESAKDFCGTEMVATSASPTCYFFEEVGLHILSEANCTWTDLWSIFLLINLSCSFKDLVGGLKKMDPLTDLGIVVATEATTSLLAKIKKHNGFLYKYKENIKGLEVAEEKLDAKRTDASRFTEDTKRKQKDVSSTAAHWQSEADHLHQNAQKIISGNNISCLHPWSRYSTSKHAWELAHEINQKVQTAPDFGTAFDRPTPKLGAKFDLTGFTEFESRSSVVNQVWEALKDERVRMCSLCGMGGTGKTTLAKKLIQRVETDHLFDKVAMATVSQNPDLRKIRSDIMSSLGLNFESRELETSDKLNDCLMNSGSILLIVDDVWEVLDFEALGLPKARLKILLTSRKIDVCQRMGSQPNIVINVLTDEEAWGLFKEITVESIEKWKLHDTARKIADECGGLPMVIVTLAGALKYEIKATWNDSLVKLQKLTPLGISEVDQVYSRIQLSYDLLNDQEAQSCFRLCCLFPEDHNVVVEHLVWFGKGLQLFEKVESMKEARDRVGSKIDKLKKSFLLLDGEEDGTVKMHDILRDFAISISSKDKHPYIVGCEKVMQMWPETGQYENCSAISFMCDKINKHPVDLRCPKLELLQLILDDDQVGLPIGIFEGLKELKVLCLQAPSSVSQSLSMLSKLRTLIIYEQSYNSNENEALKIGDLLGHGDMKYLEILNLSILRQYDDFPVEIGLLCNLRCLRISGPGFKYMAPGVLSNLVKLEELEMPLKFDSLGCKEAGGERVNASLDELESLPLTTLEMNLARSSILAEKLVKNLTVFRISMGIHCRLYNSSASLNVANVDACDLTVSWISCLMSKCESLELSNVSSLKNIMCLQSSEDYGFPKLKDIRIYECREMEYLVDTTAERIPSTFFSELKTLTILNMDNLKEIWHGPYFSKIEVPCFSNLSEIEIKACPKLKHLFALSVARELRQLQHISILHCEMKEILYRDEVEDGNQVTSSVQLSTPTVETTSTPTILNPSNIDDKKQHICPTPNSLVQCLRGRLEKQPKMVSSTKIMEENIAKVDEKEADDSIIFPQLKSLILGDMVNLRILYDGNEAIELPSLEELRIDSCHKMKAFSYGSLSAPRLKHVAINDINYPAGEDLNAIWMKTEI is encoded by the exons ATGAAGATATTGCTGGATATGCATGTGTTCTTGGCCCTTCTTAGTTTGCAG GTTCACTCTAGAGTGATGGAGAGTGCTAAAGACTTTTGTGGAACTGAAATGGTTGCTACATCAGCTTCTCCTACATGCTATTTCTTTGAG gAGGTGGGATTGCATATACTTTCAGAAGCAAACTGTACGTGGACTGATTTGTGGAGCATATTTCTCCTAATTAATTT ATCTTGCAGTTTCAAAGACTTAGTGGGaggtttaaaaaaaatggaCCCTCTTACTGATTTGGGAATCGTAGTTGCTACTGAAGCTACAACTTCGTTGCTGGCCAAAATAAAGAAACACAATGGCTTCCTTTATAAATACAAGGAAAATATCAAGGGCCTAGAAGTTGCTGAAGAAAAGCTGGATGCCAAGAGGACTGACGCTAGTCGTTTCACTGAAGATACTAAGAGGAAGCAGAAAGATGTTAGCTCTACTGCTGCTCATTGGCAGTCTGAAGCAGACCATCTTCATCAAAATGCTCAGAAAATAATCTCTGGAAATAACATATCATGTCTACATCCATGGTCACGTTATTCCACAAGTAAGCATGCTTGGGAGTTGGCTCATGAGATTAATCAAAAGGTCCAAACTGCACCAGATTTTGGTACTGCCTTTGATCGTCCAACACCAAAATTAGGAGCTAAGTTCGACCTTACAG GTTTTACGGAATTTGAGTCGAGGTCATCAGTTGTGAATCAAGTTTGGGAGGCATTAAAGGATGAGAGGGTGAGGATGTGTAGTCTTTGTGGCATGGGAGGCACGGGTAAAACCACGCTGGCAAAGAAGCTTATTCAGAGAGTTGAAACAGATCATCTATTTGATAAGGTTGCAATGGCAACAGTGTCCCAGAATCCCGACCTAAGGAAAATACGAAGTGATATCATGTCTAGCCTAGGATTGAATTTTGAAAGCAGAGAGCTAGAAACATCAGATAAGCTAAATGATTGTCTTATGAATAGTGGCAGCATCCTTTTGATAGTAGATGATGTTTGGGAGGTATTGGATTTTGAAGCACTTGGACTTCCTAAAGCAAGATTGAAGATCTTGTTGACTTCGAGAAAGATAGATGTGTGCCAGAGAATGGGAAGTCAACCAAACATTGTTATCAATGTTTTGACCGATGAAGAAGCTTGGGGTTTGTTCAAAGAGATAACAGTGGAATCTATTGAAAAGTGGAAGCTGCACGATACTGCAAGAAAGATTGCAGATGAATGTGGCGGCTTACCTATGGTCATTGTAACTCTTGCTGGAGCTCTGAAATACGAGATCAAAGCTACTTGGAATGACTCACTCGTAAAGCTACAAAAGTTGACCCCCCTTGGCATCTCAGAAGTTGACCAAGTGTATTCTCGGATCCAGTTAAGTTACGATCTCCTGAATGATCAAGAAGCCCAATCATGCTTTCGTCTTTGTTGCTTATTCCCTGAAGATCATAATGTTGTAGTTGAACATTTGGTCTGGTTTGGTAAGGGCTTACAGTTATTTGAAAAAGTCGAAAGCATGAAGGAGGCAAGAGATAGAGTTGGATCGAAAATTGATAAACTAAAGAAATCATTTTTGTTGTTGGATGGTGAGGAAGATGGTACAGTCAAAATGCATGATATTTTACGTGATTTTGCAATATCAATTTCTTCAAAAGATAAACATCCATATATAGTGGGATGTGAGAAGGTTATGCAAATGTGGCCAGAGACCGGTCAATATGAAAATTGCAGTGCCATTTCATTTATGTGTGACAAAATCAACAAGCACCCTGTTGATTTGAGATGTCCGAAGCTTGAACTACTACAACTCATATTGGATGATGATCAAGTCGGGCTCCCAATTGGCATTTTTGAAGGGTTGAAAGAGCTCAAAGTTCTATGTTTGCAAGCCCCATCTTCTGTGTCACAATCACTTTCTATGCTAAGCAAACTTAGAACTTTGATTATCTACGAGCAGTCATACAACTCGAATGAAAATGAGGCACTTAAAATTGGAGATCTACTAGGTCATGGTGATATGAAATATCTAGAAATTCTTAATTTATCAATCCTAAGGCAGTATGATGATTTTCCAGTGGAGATAGGACTGTTGTGCAATCTCAGGTGTCTTAGAATCAGTGGACCGGGATTTAAATATATGGCACCAGGTGTATTGTCAAATTTGGTGAAACTAGAAGAGTTGGAAATGCCACTAAAGTTtgatagcttgggatgcaaagAAGCAGGAGGAGAAAGAGTGAATGCAAGCCTTGATGAGTTAGAATCTCTTCCACTAACTACATTAGAAATGAATTTAGCACGCAGTTCAATTTTGGCTGAAAAGTTAGTAAAAAACCTAACAGTTTTTCGTATTTCTATGGGGATTCATTGTCGTCTTTACAATTCAAGCGCAAGTTTGAATGTAGCTAATGTGGATGCATGTGATCTTACTGTGAGTTGGATTAGTTGTTTGATGAGCAAATGTGAAAGCTTAGAATTGTCAAATGTGAGCAGTTTGAAGAATATTATGTGCCTGCAGTCTAGTGAAGACTATGGGTTTCCAAAGTTGAAGGATATAAGAATCTACGAATGTAGAGAAATGGAATACTTGGTTGATACAACAGCAGAGCGGATTCCATCTACTTTCTTCTCGGAGCTAAAAACTTTGACGATATTGAATATGgataatttaaaagaaatatgGCACGGCCCATATTTCTCAAAGATAGAAGTACCGTGCTTTAGTAATTTGAGTGAAATAGAGATAAAGGCGTGTCCAAAGTTGAAACATCTGTTTGCGCTGTCGGTGGCTAGAGAATTGAGACAACTACAACACATTAGTATTTTGCATTGTGAAATGAAGGAAATTCTTTACAGAGACGAAGTGGAAGATGGAAATCAG GTAACATCAAGTGTCCAATTAAGCACTCCAACAGTTGAAACCACATCAACACCAACAATATTGAATCCAAGTAATATTGATGACAAAAAGCAACACATTTGTCCAACACCAAATTCATTAGTTCAATGTCTGCGAGGAAGATTAGAAAAACAGCCAAAAATGGTTTCCAGCACGAAG ATTATGGAAGAAAATATTGCAAAAGTTGATGAAAAAGAAGCTGATGATTCCATAATATTCCCTCAACTGAAAAGCTTGATACTTGGTGATATGGTTAATCTTAGAATTTTGTACGATGGAaatgaagcaattgaattaCCTTCATTAGAAGAATTAAGAATTGACTCCTGCCATAAAATGAAAGCTTTCTCTTATGGATCACTCAGCGCTCCAAGATTGAAACACGTAGCCATAAATGATATCAATTATCCAGCAGGAGAGGATCTTAATGCAATTTGGATGAAAACG GAGATATGA
- the LOC136230443 gene encoding disease resistance protein At4g27190-like isoform X2, with translation MDPLTDLGIVVATEATTSLLAKIKKHNGFLYKYKENIKGLEVAEEKLDAKRTDASRFTEDTKRKQKDVSSTAAHWQSEADHLHQNAQKIISGNNISCLHPWSRYSTSKHAWELAHEINQKVQTAPDFGTAFDRPTPKLGAKFDLTGFTEFESRSSVVNQVWEALKDERVRMCSLCGMGGTGKTTLAKKLIQRVETDHLFDKVAMATVSQNPDLRKIRSDIMSSLGLNFESRELETSDKLNDCLMNSGSILLIVDDVWEVLDFEALGLPKARLKILLTSRKIDVCQRMGSQPNIVINVLTDEEAWGLFKEITVESIEKWKLHDTARKIADECGGLPMVIVTLAGALKYEIKATWNDSLVKLQKLTPLGISEVDQVYSRIQLSYDLLNDQEAQSCFRLCCLFPEDHNVVVEHLVWFGKGLQLFEKVESMKEARDRVGSKIDKLKKSFLLLDGEEDGTVKMHDILRDFAISISSKDKHPYIVGCEKVMQMWPETGQYENCSAISFMCDKINKHPVDLRCPKLELLQLILDDDQVGLPIGIFEGLKELKVLCLQAPSSVSQSLSMLSKLRTLIIYEQSYNSNENEALKIGDLLGHGDMKYLEILNLSILRQYDDFPVEIGLLCNLRCLRISGPGFKYMAPGVLSNLVKLEELEMPLKFDSLGCKEAGGERVNASLDELESLPLTTLEMNLARSSILAEKLVKNLTVFRISMGIHCRLYNSSASLNVANVDACDLTVSWISCLMSKCESLELSNVSSLKNIMCLQSSEDYGFPKLKDIRIYECREMEYLVDTTAERIPSTFFSELKTLTILNMDNLKEIWHGPYFSKIEVPCFSNLSEIEIKACPKLKHLFALSVARELRQLQHISILHCEMKEILYRDEVEDGNQVTSSVQLSTPTVETTSTPTILNPSNIDDKKQHICPTPNSLVQCLRGRLEKQPKMVSSTKIMEENIAKVDEKEADDSIIFPQLKSLILGDMVNLRILYDGNEAIELPSLEELRIDSCHKMKAFSYGSLSAPRLKHVAINDINYPAGEDLNAIWMKTEI, from the exons atggaCCCTCTTACTGATTTGGGAATCGTAGTTGCTACTGAAGCTACAACTTCGTTGCTGGCCAAAATAAAGAAACACAATGGCTTCCTTTATAAATACAAGGAAAATATCAAGGGCCTAGAAGTTGCTGAAGAAAAGCTGGATGCCAAGAGGACTGACGCTAGTCGTTTCACTGAAGATACTAAGAGGAAGCAGAAAGATGTTAGCTCTACTGCTGCTCATTGGCAGTCTGAAGCAGACCATCTTCATCAAAATGCTCAGAAAATAATCTCTGGAAATAACATATCATGTCTACATCCATGGTCACGTTATTCCACAAGTAAGCATGCTTGGGAGTTGGCTCATGAGATTAATCAAAAGGTCCAAACTGCACCAGATTTTGGTACTGCCTTTGATCGTCCAACACCAAAATTAGGAGCTAAGTTCGACCTTACAG GTTTTACGGAATTTGAGTCGAGGTCATCAGTTGTGAATCAAGTTTGGGAGGCATTAAAGGATGAGAGGGTGAGGATGTGTAGTCTTTGTGGCATGGGAGGCACGGGTAAAACCACGCTGGCAAAGAAGCTTATTCAGAGAGTTGAAACAGATCATCTATTTGATAAGGTTGCAATGGCAACAGTGTCCCAGAATCCCGACCTAAGGAAAATACGAAGTGATATCATGTCTAGCCTAGGATTGAATTTTGAAAGCAGAGAGCTAGAAACATCAGATAAGCTAAATGATTGTCTTATGAATAGTGGCAGCATCCTTTTGATAGTAGATGATGTTTGGGAGGTATTGGATTTTGAAGCACTTGGACTTCCTAAAGCAAGATTGAAGATCTTGTTGACTTCGAGAAAGATAGATGTGTGCCAGAGAATGGGAAGTCAACCAAACATTGTTATCAATGTTTTGACCGATGAAGAAGCTTGGGGTTTGTTCAAAGAGATAACAGTGGAATCTATTGAAAAGTGGAAGCTGCACGATACTGCAAGAAAGATTGCAGATGAATGTGGCGGCTTACCTATGGTCATTGTAACTCTTGCTGGAGCTCTGAAATACGAGATCAAAGCTACTTGGAATGACTCACTCGTAAAGCTACAAAAGTTGACCCCCCTTGGCATCTCAGAAGTTGACCAAGTGTATTCTCGGATCCAGTTAAGTTACGATCTCCTGAATGATCAAGAAGCCCAATCATGCTTTCGTCTTTGTTGCTTATTCCCTGAAGATCATAATGTTGTAGTTGAACATTTGGTCTGGTTTGGTAAGGGCTTACAGTTATTTGAAAAAGTCGAAAGCATGAAGGAGGCAAGAGATAGAGTTGGATCGAAAATTGATAAACTAAAGAAATCATTTTTGTTGTTGGATGGTGAGGAAGATGGTACAGTCAAAATGCATGATATTTTACGTGATTTTGCAATATCAATTTCTTCAAAAGATAAACATCCATATATAGTGGGATGTGAGAAGGTTATGCAAATGTGGCCAGAGACCGGTCAATATGAAAATTGCAGTGCCATTTCATTTATGTGTGACAAAATCAACAAGCACCCTGTTGATTTGAGATGTCCGAAGCTTGAACTACTACAACTCATATTGGATGATGATCAAGTCGGGCTCCCAATTGGCATTTTTGAAGGGTTGAAAGAGCTCAAAGTTCTATGTTTGCAAGCCCCATCTTCTGTGTCACAATCACTTTCTATGCTAAGCAAACTTAGAACTTTGATTATCTACGAGCAGTCATACAACTCGAATGAAAATGAGGCACTTAAAATTGGAGATCTACTAGGTCATGGTGATATGAAATATCTAGAAATTCTTAATTTATCAATCCTAAGGCAGTATGATGATTTTCCAGTGGAGATAGGACTGTTGTGCAATCTCAGGTGTCTTAGAATCAGTGGACCGGGATTTAAATATATGGCACCAGGTGTATTGTCAAATTTGGTGAAACTAGAAGAGTTGGAAATGCCACTAAAGTTtgatagcttgggatgcaaagAAGCAGGAGGAGAAAGAGTGAATGCAAGCCTTGATGAGTTAGAATCTCTTCCACTAACTACATTAGAAATGAATTTAGCACGCAGTTCAATTTTGGCTGAAAAGTTAGTAAAAAACCTAACAGTTTTTCGTATTTCTATGGGGATTCATTGTCGTCTTTACAATTCAAGCGCAAGTTTGAATGTAGCTAATGTGGATGCATGTGATCTTACTGTGAGTTGGATTAGTTGTTTGATGAGCAAATGTGAAAGCTTAGAATTGTCAAATGTGAGCAGTTTGAAGAATATTATGTGCCTGCAGTCTAGTGAAGACTATGGGTTTCCAAAGTTGAAGGATATAAGAATCTACGAATGTAGAGAAATGGAATACTTGGTTGATACAACAGCAGAGCGGATTCCATCTACTTTCTTCTCGGAGCTAAAAACTTTGACGATATTGAATATGgataatttaaaagaaatatgGCACGGCCCATATTTCTCAAAGATAGAAGTACCGTGCTTTAGTAATTTGAGTGAAATAGAGATAAAGGCGTGTCCAAAGTTGAAACATCTGTTTGCGCTGTCGGTGGCTAGAGAATTGAGACAACTACAACACATTAGTATTTTGCATTGTGAAATGAAGGAAATTCTTTACAGAGACGAAGTGGAAGATGGAAATCAG GTAACATCAAGTGTCCAATTAAGCACTCCAACAGTTGAAACCACATCAACACCAACAATATTGAATCCAAGTAATATTGATGACAAAAAGCAACACATTTGTCCAACACCAAATTCATTAGTTCAATGTCTGCGAGGAAGATTAGAAAAACAGCCAAAAATGGTTTCCAGCACGAAG ATTATGGAAGAAAATATTGCAAAAGTTGATGAAAAAGAAGCTGATGATTCCATAATATTCCCTCAACTGAAAAGCTTGATACTTGGTGATATGGTTAATCTTAGAATTTTGTACGATGGAaatgaagcaattgaattaCCTTCATTAGAAGAATTAAGAATTGACTCCTGCCATAAAATGAAAGCTTTCTCTTATGGATCACTCAGCGCTCCAAGATTGAAACACGTAGCCATAAATGATATCAATTATCCAGCAGGAGAGGATCTTAATGCAATTTGGATGAAAACG GAGATATGA